The stretch of DNA CATCGGTACCTTTGACCTTCATGGGTGCTAATTTGATATTTTCCAAGACCGTCATATTCGGGAATAAATTAAAGCCTTGAAAGACCATTCCCATTTTTTCACGCAATGAATTGACACTCTTTGTATCCAACGTCGTTAAATCTTGACCTTCAAAGGCAACTTTACCACTCGTCGGCGTTTCCAATAAATTTAGGCAACGTAGGAAGGTACTTTTACCCCCACCAGAAGGTCCGACCACAACGATCACTTGGCCTGGTTCAACCTTTTCGGTAATATCTTTTAAAACTTCGTTGTCCCCAAAGCTTTTCGCTAAGGCTTCAACTTCGATTACTGGTTTAGTCATGTTGCATCTTCCTTTCGAAGTAGTTCAAGATCCGTGACGCGGTAAAGGTCAAGATGAAGTATAAGACCATGATGACAACGATTGGTGCCACCCCACGATAGGTGTCAGAACGCACGATGTTACTTTGATAGATCAATTCAGTGACCCCAATAATGGAAACAATCGAACTATCCTTGATCAAGGTAATAAATTCGTTCCCTAATGATGGCCAGATGTTCTTCAAGGCTTGTGGTAAGACCACAAAACGCATCGTTTCACCGTTAGACATCCCTAAACTACGAGCCGCTTCTGTTTGCCCATCGTCCACGGAGTTGATCCCGCCACGAATGTATTCAGCCACATATGCCCCAGAGTTCAAAGAAATCGCAATGATCCCTGAAGTTAAGGCTGGTAAATTGACAAACAAGCCTAGACCGAAGTAAACAAACATGACTTGAACCATCATTGGTGTCCCACGAATAAATTCAACATAGGCCGTTGCAAGCCAACGTAAAGCGGTTTTTAAGACGCCACCTTTGGCCATCCGTGCTAACGCTAAGACGATCCCAATAATGAACCCGAAGAAGACAGAACAAACGGTAATGATCAAGGTGTATTCAATCCCGGTTAAGAAGGCTTTCCAATAGTGGCCCATTGACGTATTAACCGTGTTTGTCTTCAAATATTTCCCGGCAGCAGGCAAATAATCCTTTTTAACTAAATTGTCCTTTTTAATCTGATCAACTGTCTTATTAACTTTATTGACTAAGCTCGTGGAGCCCTTACGGAATGCAATTGCTGAACTAGTCGCAGAAGCGCTCATATTAAAATCAGAAGGAATCGCCGCTAATTGTTTGTTGTTTGACACATAAGCTTCGGCGGAAGGTTTTTCCATCGCAACCCCAGCTAATTTATGGCTTTGGAGTGCCAAAATTAAATCTGATTGAGAGGTCATCCCTTTAACTTTAGTATTTTTCGTTTGCTTCTTAGCAGCGTTATATTGTGTTGACCCAGTTTGGGCACCCAAAGTTCCGCCTTTGAATGAATCTTTGTTCTTATATTTACCCGTATCCGTCTTATTAATGACGATATCATAACCGCCTTGATAATACGTATGGG from Lactiplantibacillus brownii encodes:
- a CDS encoding ABC transporter substrate-binding protein/permease — encoded protein: MKKKYGLLLAMLVAVLMMVVPLSNQHAQAATDDSLEKIQKKGVLVMGTSPDYPPYEFQATVNGKSAIVGMDVKIGQKVAKDLGVKLKIKSMSFDSLLVALQTGKVDMIISGMNPTPARRKNVAFTHTYYQGGYDIVINKTDTGKYKNKDSFKGGTLGAQTGSTQYNAAKKQTKNTKVKGMTSQSDLILALQSHKLAGVAMEKPSAEAYVSNNKQLAAIPSDFNMSASATSSAIAFRKGSTSLVNKVNKTVDQIKKDNLVKKDYLPAAGKYLKTNTVNTSMGHYWKAFLTGIEYTLIITVCSVFFGFIIGIVLALARMAKGGVLKTALRWLATAYVEFIRGTPMMVQVMFVYFGLGLFVNLPALTSGIIAISLNSGAYVAEYIRGGINSVDDGQTEAARSLGMSNGETMRFVVLPQALKNIWPSLGNEFITLIKDSSIVSIIGVTELIYQSNIVRSDTYRGVAPIVVIMVLYFILTFTASRILNYFERKMQHD